A single genomic interval of Nostoc commune NIES-4072 harbors:
- a CDS encoding serine/threonine-protein kinase yields the protein MTITLLNNRYQVIQVIGAGGFGETFLAEDVHMPSRRRCVIKQLKPITNNDPQTYQIIQQRFEREAATLEFLGESSNQIPKLYAYFSENGQFYLVQEWIHGQTLTKIVEAKGFESETAVRQILLSLLSVLDYVHSKGIIHRDIKPENIILRSVDGKPVLIDFGAVKETIRSVVSSPGYPTRSLVIGTPGYMPSEQAVGRPVYATDIYSLGLTAVYLLTGKHPQELQTDLKTGEILWQDHAPHVSSQLAQVLNQAIKPHAGDRYSTASKMLHALQSASNIPTELAANTPTVSFSPTTARQTQPLYSPQKNSAAPSSSDRNWQKPAAIVGSLLIGGLLSAVAISNITRQQQPETTIATSPTPSPSLPTPASSEPPVSSQTSPVPVVPTSPARRRVIPDPLPTSDPPVISIPQPEKEPVTSDTPAPVVSTPHPEPENEAIPALGNASPVPTPEMRSTPQKKPRSKLAATTSRQSVPAFPTGTSRNIVEATLGKPNRDLRGAWGNTRAVVYKLVPNKIDLGYLFDRNSKVLRQTEVSFAESVDPQVMETTLNGMLGGQATENIKQGLKQVQQRQSDNFSFNNGSVKGQIIRQQCNFIYISIWDENLHDFVSPSTAKSC from the coding sequence ATGACAATAACCCTGCTAAACAATCGTTATCAAGTTATCCAGGTAATCGGCGCTGGTGGGTTTGGCGAAACCTTTCTAGCAGAAGATGTCCACATGCCTTCTCGCCGTCGCTGTGTAATCAAGCAACTAAAGCCGATAACCAATAATGACCCGCAAACCTACCAAATTATCCAACAACGGTTTGAACGGGAAGCAGCAACCTTGGAGTTTTTGGGTGAAAGTAGTAACCAAATTCCGAAACTCTATGCCTACTTTTCTGAGAATGGGCAATTTTACCTCGTCCAAGAATGGATTCACGGGCAAACCTTAACCAAAATTGTCGAAGCTAAAGGATTTGAGAGTGAAACTGCTGTTCGCCAAATTCTCTTGAGTCTGCTTTCGGTTTTAGATTATGTCCACAGCAAAGGCATTATTCACCGGGATATTAAGCCTGAGAACATTATTCTCCGTTCTGTTGATGGCAAGCCAGTTTTGATTGATTTTGGTGCAGTCAAAGAAACAATCCGTTCGGTGGTGAGTTCTCCGGGATACCCGACGCGATCGCTCGTTATTGGTACGCCTGGTTATATGCCTAGCGAACAAGCGGTTGGCCGCCCAGTTTACGCTACAGATATCTACAGTTTAGGCTTAACGGCAGTTTATCTGCTGACTGGTAAACACCCGCAAGAACTACAAACTGATCTCAAAACTGGGGAAATACTTTGGCAAGATCACGCTCCTCATGTCTCTTCCCAATTGGCTCAGGTACTCAATCAAGCTATTAAGCCTCATGCTGGCGATCGCTATAGTACTGCTAGTAAAATGCTACACGCTTTGCAGTCTGCTAGTAATATACCTACTGAGTTAGCTGCAAATACTCCTACAGTTAGCTTTTCTCCCACGACAGCGAGACAAACTCAGCCATTGTATTCTCCGCAAAAAAATTCTGCTGCACCGTCTTCCTCTGATAGAAACTGGCAAAAACCTGCTGCGATTGTTGGTAGTTTGCTTATAGGCGGCTTGCTTAGTGCAGTAGCAATTTCTAACATCACTCGTCAGCAACAACCAGAAACAACTATTGCCACAAGCCCTACTCCATCGCCATCTTTGCCCACTCCTGCATCTAGCGAACCGCCTGTTTCTTCCCAAACTTCTCCAGTTCCAGTTGTGCCGACTTCACCAGCACGACGGCGAGTAATTCCCGATCCTTTGCCAACCTCTGATCCCCCAGTTATATCTATACCACAGCCAGAGAAGGAACCTGTAACTTCAGATACTCCAGCGCCAGTAGTCTCCACACCACACCCAGAACCAGAGAATGAGGCGATACCTGCTTTGGGCAATGCCAGCCCAGTTCCCACACCAGAAATGCGTTCTACGCCACAAAAGAAGCCGCGTAGTAAATTAGCTGCCACTACCAGCAGGCAAAGCGTTCCCGCATTTCCTACAGGTACATCAAGAAACATCGTAGAAGCTACCCTCGGCAAACCAAATCGAGATTTAAGAGGCGCATGGGGTAATACCCGTGCTGTCGTTTACAAACTAGTGCCAAACAAAATTGACCTCGGCTACTTATTTGATCGTAATTCTAAAGTACTGCGTCAAACTGAGGTATCTTTTGCCGAATCGGTAGACCCGCAGGTAATGGAGACTACCTTGAATGGAATGTTAGGTGGACAAGCTACGGAAAATATAAAGCAGGGACTCAAACAAGTACAACAGCGTCAATCTGATAATTTTAGTTTTAATAATGGCTCAGTTAAGGGTCAGATTATCCGCCAACAATGTAATTTTATTTACATTAGTATTTGGGATGAAAATTTACATGATTTTGTGAGTCCATCTACAGCCAAAAGCTGTTAA